In the Terriglobales bacterium genome, CGGCGCTCCACGAGAAACTCCACGACTTTTTTGTCAGGAGCGACGATACCGGTGAAGCCCCCGATTTCGGCGGCCATATTGCACATCGTGGCGCGCTCATCCACTCCGAGCTCTTCGATGGCCTCACCGGAGTATTCCATCACTTTGGCAAGAGCTTTGCCGCTGCGGATGTAATCCATCGCGAGCAGCTTGAGGATGTAATCCTTGGCGGTGACGTTCGTGCGGCGCTTGCCACGAACGATCACCTTCACCGATTCGGGAACCTTCACGCGGACGTCTTTCGTGATCCAGGAGTTGAAGACGTCGGTAGTCCCGATTCCGAACGCGACACATCCGACTGCTCCCACGTGCGGAGTGTGCGAATCTGAGCCGACGTTTAGCTGTCCGGGCAGAGCATAGCTCTCGGCCATAACGGAATGGCAGATGCCTTCGGAACCTTTGCGGTCCTTCAACTCGCCGTGCAGCTTTATGCCCTGCGATTGCGCGAAGGCCTCCTGCTTCATCTTGAGCTGCGTGGCCAAGTCAAGCAGGCCCATCTTCTTCTTTTCTTCCGACAAGACCTCGTCGAGAAACGTGAGGTGGTCGCGGAAGAACATGATGCTCTCGCGATCGTTTACGGGCGCGTCCTTGCCGACGAAGTGCTCGTAGAAGATCGCCGCCATAGGCGTTACGTACTCATGGCTGAAGCGCAAGTCGGTGCGCGCGAATCCGGAGTCGCCGGGCTTCACTGCCGGGACTCCCACTTTGCCATCGGGAGCGATCATGTGGCGCGCGAAAATCTTTTCTGTGACCGTCATAGGGTGAAGCTTAGGGTCGATTCCCGGAATGGAAACCTTGCCCTGCATCCGCGCGACGTTGAACGGGAAGAGTCCACCGTATTCGATCACCTGGCGCGTAATCTCGTCTTCTCCGCGCGTGAAGACCTCGAGTGGAATCTCTTCGCCACGGCGGATGCAATCGATGAGGCTGAAGTCGGTTGACGTGAGTACGCCGAGGTTCTGGCAGTTTTGTTTGTAGATGCGTTCGATGTTTTCGGCGATCACCAGCTTGATTCCCGCCGACAGCTCCGCATATGGCGACTGTTCGCGGCTTGATCCTTTGCCGCGCCTCTTCCCGCTCACGGCTGCGACGAATCCGCCGCGCTTTACGTCTCCGCGCTTAATCGGCAGATCGCTGCCGCACTTCAGACCGGTGTAGGGAAACTCGCCCAGGGTTTCATCGAAGAAGAAGCAGATGTGCGCTGGCGTGATCTCATCCGTGGAGATGTCGTCGCGCAGCTTGGGATTGTTTGCCGGATTTTTCGTGTCCCACGGCAGGTCTTCTCCCGCGAGTTGGCGACGGATGACCTCGGGATCTTCAGTGAGAAAGAGGATGCGTCCGGTGAGCTTGACCGACGCAGGACGCTTGCGAACTTCACTCGTGAGGAGAGGCCTGGGCACAAGTAAATTTTAGCTGACTGGAGACGGCAACAGAACCGCCGGCGGGCGGCCGCGTGTGTTGCGGCTGCGCTTACTTTCACAGTGCAACGATCATTGTGAGCCCGGAGCTGCCATTCGGCATCTCCGGCCCACCGCCTACCGGCGCCGGTTCAGTCTATTCCTGCCGGAGCGCATGTGCCGGATCGATCAACGCCGATTGCCGTGCGGGCAAATAGCAGGCGAGCAATCCAAGTGCAATAAGCAGCAGTGGTGCGCCAATCAGCACGACAGGATTCGAGCTGCTGGTGCTATTCACCTGGCCCGCTGTGGACGACATCGCCGAAAGCGCTCGCTCCGCGGCCAAAGCCAACATTATTCCCCAAATGGAGCCCAAGATGAGCAGAAAAGATCCTTCGCCGATCACCAGCCGCAGCACATCTCGTTTCTGCGCTCCCATCGCCAGTCGGACCGCAAGTTCCTGGCGACGCTGCGACACGGAATACGCGCTCATTCCCGCAAGGCCGACGCAGGCGAGCAGCAGGCCAAAGATTCCAATCGCGCCGTACGTCCACGCAGCCATCTTCAACGGCGACATGAATTGCTCGATGTGTTCATTCATCGACATTACGTTGAAGGGCGTCACATTCGCGCTGAGCCTGGTGATTTCGTTCTGCACTGCGTCGGTGGGATTCGCCCCCGGCGTTCCGCGAACGATCAGCGTGACTCCATCAAGCGAAGGTCGCTGAAATGTCGAGCCATTCAGCGGAAAATAGACGGCAGGCCGCGGCTTTTGCACGACGAGGCCCTCGGCGACATCGCCCGCGACTCCAACTACCTGATACCCCTGCACGTCTCCGGTCCCGACTTGAGCACGATAGTCGAAGGATCCCGGTAAGATTTTCGGCGGGGTGAGGGCATCGTTCGCAATTTCAACCCGTCGGCCAATCGGATTTTCTCCCGGCCACAGCTTCTGGACCAACGCCTGGCTCACAATGACCGCTTTTGTATCGCTGGTTTCATCGCTGCGAAGGAATGCACGACCTAGCTGAATTGGAACTCCCGTGGTTTCGAAGTAATCCTTGCCGACAACGTGACTCGCAACCGCATCCGCAATCTCGGAATGCCCGAAGCGGTCGGTGGGTGCGGACAAGCTTACAAAGCGGCTGGGTAGCGATACGGGAATCGATTCCGTGAGCGTTGCAGCCGCAACTGTCGGTAGCGCTTGCAGTCGTTCGAGAAGCTTTTCAAGAAAATCGCCGACCTTCTCCGACGGATATCCGTCGCGCACCGGGTCCATCGAGAGCAGGTAAAGATTACGAGCGTCGAAGCCGGCTCTCACTCCCATTGTGGTCTGGATACCGATGGACATGAGCGCCAGCACTATGAGAACCGTGAGCGATCCCGCGACCTGCGAAACCATCAGCAGATTGCGTAATCCAATGCGGCGGAATTTTGTGAACCTTACGTCGCGGCCATCTTTCAATGCTTCGGCAATGTGCGGCCCGGTTGCGTGCAGCGCCGGCGCCAATCCGAAGAAGAATCCGGT is a window encoding:
- a CDS encoding ABC transporter permease; this translates as MNISSKRKLAFTSRLYRSLASAFPREFKNLYGEELLQAGDGAIQFAAEEYGVVGVIRLLWDIACRIPAEYAAEIRQDLRFGLRTLAKSPGFTAVALISLTLGICIATCAISEMNGIVLRNLPEVPHPEQLVALLAPTSYPNFESYRDRKDLFSSTAAYVAPVSFAVVLGARSERTFGQLVTPSYFETYEVVPVLGRFFSADEEQTDRAPNVVVSYRFWTDNLGSDPQVVGKALTLNGHPATVIGVAPENFFGASPALFAADIWLPMFAGEAIAPELSDGALTRRDVALFRVVGRLQPGVTASRAEAALDAITQQLEQDNGEKQSKRRGRRVFLVDGGKLLPLRKQDRPFFTSFLLLMAGLVVLIACANVANMMLARATERRREIAVRLSLGASRARLVRQLVTENMIIAAAAGVLGLLASAWLMHLLSQLRLPLPMPVSYDLTPDAHVLFFSMALTLMTGFFFGLAPALHATGPHIAEALKDGRDVRFTKFRRIGLRNLLMVSQVAGSLTVLIVLALMSIGIQTTMGVRAGFDARNLYLLSMDPVRDGYPSEKVGDFLEKLLERLQALPTVAAATLTESIPVSLPSRFVSLSAPTDRFGHSEIADAVASHVVGKDYFETTGVPIQLGRAFLRSDETSDTKAVIVSQALVQKLWPGENPIGRRVEIANDALTPPKILPGSFDYRAQVGTGDVQGYQVVGVAGDVAEGLVVQKPRPAVYFPLNGSTFQRPSLDGVTLIVRGTPGANPTDAVQNEITRLSANVTPFNVMSMNEHIEQFMSPLKMAAWTYGAIGIFGLLLACVGLAGMSAYSVSQRRQELAVRLAMGAQKRDVLRLVIGEGSFLLILGSIWGIMLALAAERALSAMSSTAGQVNSTSSSNPVVLIGAPLLLIALGLLACYLPARQSALIDPAHALRQE
- a CDS encoding aconitase family protein, giving the protein MPRPLLTSEVRKRPASVKLTGRILFLTEDPEVIRRQLAGEDLPWDTKNPANNPKLRDDISTDEITPAHICFFFDETLGEFPYTGLKCGSDLPIKRGDVKRGGFVAAVSGKRRGKGSSREQSPYAELSAGIKLVIAENIERIYKQNCQNLGVLTSTDFSLIDCIRRGEEIPLEVFTRGEDEITRQVIEYGGLFPFNVARMQGKVSIPGIDPKLHPMTVTEKIFARHMIAPDGKVGVPAVKPGDSGFARTDLRFSHEYVTPMAAIFYEHFVGKDAPVNDRESIMFFRDHLTFLDEVLSEEKKKMGLLDLATQLKMKQEAFAQSQGIKLHGELKDRKGSEGICHSVMAESYALPGQLNVGSDSHTPHVGAVGCVAFGIGTTDVFNSWITKDVRVKVPESVKVIVRGKRRTNVTAKDYILKLLAMDYIRSGKALAKVMEYSGEAIEELGVDERATMCNMAAEIGGFTGIVAPDKKVVEFLVERRGINPGKAEKLLGELYSDPGAQYAHVIEMDASEIYPMVATPGDPGNGKYVRELHTPVPIEIAYGGTCTAGKNEDMDMYAAVLSDALRQGKRVSPSVQFYIQFGSQETREYCLRKGYLDIFRQAGAKMIEPSCGACINAGPGVSTRPDQIVISAQNRNFPGRSGPGQMYLASPYTVAASAIAGYITEYLPAEARERALV